In Sphingomonas sp. SORGH_AS_0950, the following are encoded in one genomic region:
- a CDS encoding methyl-accepting chemotaxis protein, producing the protein MKWFHREKTNLNDRVAIALFDRSPDAIMLLSEGRFIACNAAAERIYERPRADVIGQDPLVFSAPTQGDGRPTAVHIQERVQQALRDGLARFEWMNTSPNGQLRRFMVMLLPAPVVKPDDLLVIIQDLDETSQVVDALRTGLATISSGDLTYSIDTPFRSDYEPLRKSFNDTAAMLRRSIGDIDAASQRVLAGAGEIRKAADDLSMRTEQQAASIEETAAAVHQINTTAQQSAVSGARAADVATAAQTNAAESSAVVRRAIDAMGGIERTSTEISEIIAVIDGIAFQTNLLALNAGVEAARAGDAGKGFAVVASEVRALAQRSADAAKDVKSRIGASAEQVRAGVEHVHAAGTALDRIAAQVREMGGLIADIANSAQQQATGFSQINLAINDMDSMTQQNAAMVEEATAAARELAQEATGMADTVGRFDHGSALHAAAWAQPARATRRAA; encoded by the coding sequence ATGAAGTGGTTTCATCGCGAAAAGACGAATTTGAACGATCGCGTCGCCATCGCCCTGTTCGATCGATCCCCCGATGCCATCATGCTGCTGTCCGAAGGTCGCTTCATCGCCTGCAACGCCGCCGCCGAGCGCATCTATGAGCGTCCCCGCGCCGACGTGATCGGCCAGGACCCGCTGGTCTTCTCCGCCCCCACCCAGGGCGACGGGCGGCCGACCGCGGTCCATATCCAGGAACGCGTCCAACAGGCGCTGCGCGATGGCTTGGCCCGTTTCGAGTGGATGAACACCAGCCCGAACGGCCAGCTTCGCCGCTTCATGGTCATGCTGCTGCCCGCGCCGGTTGTAAAGCCCGACGACCTGCTGGTCATCATCCAGGATCTCGACGAGACCAGCCAGGTCGTCGATGCGCTGCGCACCGGCCTCGCCACCATTTCCTCGGGCGATCTGACCTACAGCATCGATACGCCCTTTCGCAGCGACTATGAACCGCTGCGCAAGAGCTTCAACGACACCGCCGCGATGCTGCGCCGGTCGATCGGCGATATCGATGCCGCCTCGCAGCGGGTGCTCGCCGGGGCGGGGGAGATTCGCAAGGCGGCCGACGACCTGTCGATGCGCACCGAGCAGCAAGCCGCCTCGATCGAGGAAACCGCCGCCGCCGTGCATCAGATCAACACGACCGCGCAGCAATCGGCGGTCAGCGGCGCCCGCGCCGCCGACGTCGCCACGGCGGCCCAGACCAACGCCGCCGAAAGCAGCGCCGTCGTCCGCCGCGCGATCGACGCGATGGGCGGGATCGAGCGGACCTCGACCGAGATTTCGGAGATCATCGCGGTCATCGACGGCATCGCCTTCCAGACCAATCTCCTCGCGCTGAATGCGGGGGTCGAGGCGGCGCGCGCCGGTGACGCGGGCAAGGGCTTTGCCGTCGTCGCCAGCGAGGTGCGCGCGCTGGCGCAACGGTCCGCCGACGCCGCCAAGGACGTCAAGAGCCGCATCGGCGCCTCCGCCGAACAGGTCCGCGCGGGCGTCGAGCATGTCCATGCCGCCGGGACCGCGCTCGACCGGATCGCCGCGCAGGTCCGCGAGATGGGCGGGCTGATCGCCGACATCGCCAATTCGGCGCAGCAACAGGCGACCGGCTTCTCGCAGATCAACCTCGCGATCAACGACATGGATTCGATGACCCAGCAAAATGCCGCGATGGTCGAGGAAGCGACCGCCGCCGCCCGCGAACTCGCGCAGGAAGCGACGGGCATGGCCGATACGGTCGGCCGGTTCGACCATGGCAGCGCCCTGCACGCGGCAGCCTGGGCACAGCCCGCCCGCGCCACCCGCCGGGCCGCGTAA
- a CDS encoding class I SAM-dependent methyltransferase → MSTASVTKAYDRWSPVYDLVFGPVFKKGRSAAIVAAERIGGRIIEVGVGTGISLPQYSRDNRIVGVDLSEPMLDKARERVARGGLSHVEQIAYGDAEALQFADNSFDVVVAQYVITAVPNPEKALDEFARICRPGGEIVITTRVGAGDGLRGTIEKTLMPITSRLGFRTDFPFERYTDWAATRGDVELVESRPLPPLGHFSLVRFAKRQPSAQGHAQ, encoded by the coding sequence ATGAGTACCGCCAGCGTCACCAAGGCCTATGATCGCTGGTCGCCTGTCTATGATCTGGTCTTCGGCCCCGTGTTCAAAAAGGGCCGCTCCGCCGCGATCGTCGCGGCCGAACGCATCGGCGGCCGGATCATCGAGGTGGGCGTGGGCACCGGCATATCGCTGCCCCAATATTCGCGCGACAACCGCATCGTCGGCGTCGACCTGTCCGAGCCGATGCTCGACAAGGCGCGCGAACGGGTGGCGCGCGGCGGGCTGAGCCATGTCGAGCAGATCGCTTACGGCGATGCCGAGGCGCTGCAATTCGCCGACAACAGCTTCGACGTGGTGGTCGCGCAATATGTCATCACCGCCGTGCCGAACCCGGAAAAGGCGCTGGACGAGTTCGCGCGCATCTGCCGCCCCGGCGGCGAGATCGTCATCACGACGCGGGTGGGCGCGGGCGACGGGCTTCGCGGCACGATCGAGAAGACGCTGATGCCGATCACCAGCCGGCTGGGCTTCCGCACCGACTTCCCGTTCGAACGCTATACCGACTGGGCGGCGACGCGCGGCGATGTCGAACTGGTCGAAAGCCGCCCCCTGCCCCCGCTCGGCCATTTCTCGCTGGTCCGCTTCGCCAAGCGCCAGCCTTCCGCCCAAGGACATGCCCAATGA